One part of the Planctomycetaceae bacterium genome encodes these proteins:
- a CDS encoding M28 family peptidase produces the protein MQFFLRCSSALLVLSASFVRAEDITVSPLTDEQRLAMATIEEKSVRSTISFLASDEMAGRDTPSKELDIASAYVASRFDGAGLKAIGDDGTYFQNHQLTVSRPPADGIQLLDSAGRSVAVRGVLATGPEKTQLTGTVIDAATAGKASRIEGPVLVPDIPLPPQALGRPEMALAVWWRRIREFRTKNAPAILVVPASESILRELLPLLLQKAHLETGVTSFECPVVILSESAPDLLGQSVTLTVPAQHTESAGVRNVIGVIRGSDPVLANDAILITAHLDHIGVVDHGMDRINNGADDNATGVTGVLTLADAFAKLDPAPKRSVIFMTFWGEEKGLLGSKYFAENPLWPLDRIVANVNLEMIGRPESDAREKAWMTGWRHSNLGNLLNAGSIRVGVEIFDRSDIGEMLYTRSDNASFVQRGVIAHSVSAGSLHADYHQPGDEWTKLDLPHMTRVIQGLFAAVLPLADGEVTPEKR, from the coding sequence ATGCAATTCTTCCTTCGCTGCAGTTCCGCGTTGCTGGTGCTGTCAGCTTCGTTTGTCCGGGCCGAAGACATCACGGTGTCGCCGCTGACCGACGAACAGCGGCTGGCCATGGCGACGATCGAAGAAAAGTCGGTGCGCAGTACGATCTCGTTTCTTGCGTCCGACGAAATGGCCGGCCGGGACACGCCGTCGAAGGAACTCGACATCGCCAGCGCCTACGTGGCATCGCGGTTTGACGGCGCCGGTCTGAAAGCGATCGGCGACGACGGCACGTACTTCCAGAATCATCAGCTTACCGTCAGTCGACCGCCGGCGGACGGGATTCAACTGCTGGACAGCGCTGGGCGTTCCGTCGCGGTGCGTGGTGTTCTGGCGACGGGACCGGAAAAGACGCAGTTGACCGGAACCGTGATTGACGCAGCGACAGCGGGAAAAGCAAGCCGGATCGAAGGGCCCGTCCTGGTGCCGGACATCCCGCTGCCTCCTCAGGCGCTCGGTCGCCCGGAAATGGCTCTTGCCGTCTGGTGGCGGCGGATTCGCGAGTTTCGAACGAAGAATGCACCGGCGATTCTTGTCGTTCCCGCCAGCGAAAGCATATTGCGGGAGTTGCTGCCGCTGCTGTTGCAGAAGGCTCATCTGGAAACCGGTGTGACCAGCTTCGAATGTCCGGTTGTGATTCTGTCGGAATCGGCACCGGACCTGCTCGGTCAAAGCGTGACGCTGACAGTTCCCGCTCAGCACACCGAATCGGCCGGCGTCCGTAACGTGATTGGCGTCATTCGAGGCAGCGATCCGGTGCTTGCGAACGACGCCATTCTGATCACCGCGCATCTGGACCACATCGGCGTTGTCGATCACGGGATGGATCGCATCAACAACGGAGCGGACGACAACGCCACAGGAGTCACGGGAGTGCTGACGCTGGCCGATGCGTTCGCAAAGCTGGATCCCGCGCCGAAGCGATCCGTGATCTTCATGACGTTCTGGGGTGAGGAGAAGGGTCTGCTGGGGTCGAAGTACTTTGCCGAAAACCCGCTGTGGCCGCTGGACCGAATCGTCGCCAACGTCAACCTGGAAATGATCGGACGGCCGGAATCCGACGCGCGAGAGAAGGCATGGATGACGGGATGGCGGCATTCGAATCTCGGGAATCTGCTGAATGCCGGTTCCATTCGTGTCGGCGTGGAAATCTTCGATCGCAGCGACATCGGCGAGATGCTGTACACGCGCAGCGACAACGCCTCGTTCGTGCAGCGGGGAGTCATCGCTCACAGCGTCTCCGCCGGGTCGCTGCATGCCGACTACCACCAGCCCGGAGATGAATGGACGAAGCTGGATCTTCCCCATATGACACGCGTCATTCAGGGGCTCTTCGCCGCCGTGTTGCCGCTGGCCGACGGTGAGGTGACGCCGGAAAAACGATAG
- a CDS encoding DUF2752 domain-containing protein has product MTECIRNTSLKPPDSCAATRPRAMGPASECPEPLRRRLAYHRLMCFSAIVVLALALVLQVRPDQRVALVFLPNVPLPEICFSRSMIGVVCPACGLTRSFIRLAHGQFTASLRENRIGWLPAAAVLFQIPYRLYMLRQLIRRGHPELSRHLSATVVWSLLVAAVIVNWVLTLAGL; this is encoded by the coding sequence ATGACGGAGTGCATTCGCAACACGTCCCTGAAGCCGCCGGACTCGTGCGCTGCGACACGACCGCGCGCGATGGGTCCTGCTTCAGAGTGCCCGGAACCGCTGCGACGTCGATTGGCATACCACCGGCTGATGTGCTTCTCAGCGATTGTTGTTCTGGCTTTGGCGCTGGTGCTTCAGGTGCGGCCGGACCAGCGGGTCGCGCTTGTGTTTCTGCCGAACGTCCCGTTGCCGGAGATCTGCTTCAGCCGGAGCATGATCGGAGTCGTCTGCCCCGCATGCGGACTGACCCGCAGTTTCATCCGGCTCGCCCACGGACAATTCACTGCGTCGCTTCGCGAGAACCGAATTGGCTGGCTTCCGGCAGCAGCGGTTCTGTTCCAGATTCCGTATCGCCTGTACATGCTGCGACAACTGATACGTCGCGGTCATCCGGAACTCAGCCGGCACCTGTCGGCGACGGTTGTCTGGAGCCTGCTGGTCGCAGCGGTGATCGTCAACTGGGTGTTGACGCTGGCGGGGCTGTGA
- a CDS encoding DUF6798 domain-containing protein yields the protein MSSSNQRLAIVAAVTAVFLGVSLLSVPVPGVNEPHYLCKARAFADPNWCSRDFFLQSGNAHAVFFAATGWLPEFLPLAMVAIVGRTLCCVLLACGWTELSRRLGLGPRQTLAAAGLFAAISQTGNFSGEWTIGGFESKVPAYGFALIAVATWAGLRDANISDDQASVGRAALCGAVLGISVALHPVVGIWFFIAITMSESAILVAARIASRPLHAARTGVLLLAALVTSLPGLVPAVGMLTTDAVPRSDRQTADFIQVFSRLAHHLDPSTFPAIAWIHTAILSAIVVAGSTLLLRRSRDVDGSRSAWHRWLLLLTASAIIAAVGVAVGWHTVPATELENWQMRAFLLKFYPFRLFDGLLPMSAALVMARCAGRLVSAIGVQRVVVEQSAEHPFSAVPKTSTTTADRTLTGLTTAVCLLAFVLSATGRAASPAGYDSEQFAAWLDICDWIRRNTEPDALVFTPRESFGFKWYAERAEYVCYKDCPQDAAGILEWNRRLWAIHDWAQSSFQDGAFDVADLQRLRTQTGITHLLTRKLHPFTTEPLYANGIWRVYALPQ from the coding sequence ATGAGCAGTTCCAATCAACGGCTGGCAATCGTCGCGGCAGTCACAGCCGTCTTCCTGGGCGTTTCTCTGCTGAGCGTTCCTGTTCCCGGCGTTAACGAACCGCACTACCTGTGCAAAGCGCGAGCGTTCGCTGACCCGAATTGGTGTTCCCGCGATTTCTTTCTGCAGTCCGGGAACGCTCACGCGGTGTTCTTCGCGGCCACGGGCTGGTTGCCGGAGTTCCTGCCGCTTGCGATGGTGGCGATTGTCGGCCGAACGCTGTGTTGCGTACTGCTTGCCTGCGGCTGGACTGAGCTGTCGCGCCGCCTGGGACTGGGGCCGCGCCAGACGCTGGCGGCCGCGGGACTGTTCGCCGCGATCAGTCAGACGGGGAACTTCTCCGGCGAATGGACGATCGGAGGCTTCGAAAGCAAAGTTCCTGCATACGGATTCGCCTTGATCGCCGTGGCGACGTGGGCGGGCCTGCGCGATGCGAATATTTCTGACGATCAAGCTTCTGTTGGTCGTGCCGCCCTTTGTGGCGCGGTACTCGGGATTTCCGTGGCGCTGCACCCGGTCGTCGGCATCTGGTTCTTCATCGCGATCACGATGAGCGAATCGGCAATCCTTGTCGCGGCGCGGATCGCGTCAAGACCGCTTCACGCGGCGCGGACCGGAGTGCTGTTACTGGCGGCTCTGGTCACCTCATTGCCGGGGCTGGTTCCCGCAGTCGGTATGCTGACGACTGACGCGGTGCCGCGGTCCGATCGGCAGACGGCTGACTTCATCCAGGTGTTTTCCCGTCTGGCCCATCACCTCGATCCGTCGACATTCCCGGCAATCGCATGGATTCACACGGCGATCCTGAGCGCGATTGTGGTGGCCGGCTCGACCCTGCTACTGAGACGAAGCAGGGATGTCGATGGAAGCCGTTCCGCGTGGCACCGCTGGCTGCTGCTGTTGACCGCGTCGGCGATCATCGCGGCGGTGGGTGTCGCTGTCGGCTGGCATACTGTGCCGGCGACGGAGCTGGAAAACTGGCAGATGCGAGCCTTCCTTTTGAAGTTTTATCCGTTTCGGCTGTTCGATGGTTTGCTGCCGATGTCTGCCGCTCTGGTCATGGCCCGCTGCGCCGGCAGACTCGTGTCGGCGATCGGCGTGCAGCGGGTTGTTGTGGAACAATCCGCCGAACATCCATTCAGCGCCGTTCCGAAAACGAGCACGACAACCGCTGACCGCACGCTGACCGGTCTAACAACTGCCGTGTGTCTTCTGGCGTTTGTACTGTCCGCGACGGGCCGAGCCGCGTCACCGGCGGGGTACGATTCCGAACAGTTCGCGGCGTGGCTGGATATCTGCGATTGGATTCGCCGCAACACCGAACCCGATGCGCTGGTCTTCACGCCCAGAGAATCGTTCGGTTTCAAGTGGTACGCCGAGCGGGCGGAATACGTCTGCTATAAGGACTGCCCGCAGGACGCCGCCGGAATTCTGGAATGGAATCGCCGGCTGTGGGCGATTCACGACTGGGCTCAGTCAAGCTTCCAGGACGGAGCCTTCGATGTTGCTGACCTGCAGCGGCTGAGAACGCAGACCGGAATCACGCACCTGCTGACCCGTAAACTGCATCCGTTCACAACCGAGCCGCTCTACGCCAACGGCATCTGGCGAGTGTACGCGCTGCCGCAGTGA
- a CDS encoding DUF1801 domain-containing protein produces MSMETAANPPGGIDDYIAGFPLDVQDILQRIRALIAKEAPDAQEAMKYRIPTFVLNGNLVHFAAFAKHIGFYPTPSGIEHFREELSGYPSSKGAIQFPLDGKIPFTLIRKIVKFRSAKRGEVFEEEEMNASHKR; encoded by the coding sequence ATGTCTATGGAAACAGCGGCCAATCCACCTGGCGGCATTGACGATTACATCGCCGGCTTTCCGCTGGACGTTCAGGACATTCTGCAGCGAATTCGAGCCCTCATCGCCAAAGAAGCTCCCGATGCCCAGGAGGCCATGAAGTACAGGATTCCAACGTTCGTCCTGAACGGAAACCTTGTCCACTTCGCGGCGTTCGCGAAGCACATCGGCTTCTATCCCACGCCGTCCGGCATCGAGCATTTCCGCGAAGAACTTTCCGGCTATCCGAGTTCGAAGGGCGCCATTCAGTTTCCGCTCGACGGAAAAATCCCCTTCACGCTGATCCGAAAGATCGTGAAGTTCCGGTCAGCGAAGCGCGGAGAAGTCTTCGAAGAAGAAGAAATGAACGCGTCTCACAAGCGCTGA
- a CDS encoding Gfo/Idh/MocA family oxidoreductase, whose translation MTHPSRSRRHFLKTSAVAATAAVAGRSAFADEPASGDDKLPKLNIAVIGCGGRGGSNLKSVSSENITVLCDVNEQNLGRAAADFPEARTITDLRKVFDYADEFDAVVVSTCEHTHAFATLPALRLGKHVYCEKPLTYNIAEARIVRETAAKAGVATQMGTQIHAGDNYRRVVELVQSGAIGKVSECHVWVDRAWGRQSPEDAERNRDIVTVLERPDTADPIPEGLNWDLWLGPAPERPFNNVYFPGPKWYRWWDFGNGTMSDLGSHWIDLPFWALKLKAPSTIEASGPEPHPEIAPASMQVRYEYKAQGDQPEVSLTWYQGDNKPDVWRASEIPQWRSGVLFIGDKGLLLADYGKHILLPEDQFVDFKPPEPFIPPSIGHHAEWILAAKTGSPTTCNFEYAGWLTEANHLGNVAFRAGKKLEWDAAAMKAVNAPEADRFIRRKYRDGWSLEG comes from the coding sequence GTGACTCATCCATCCCGCAGCCGTCGTCATTTTCTGAAGACATCCGCCGTTGCCGCGACCGCTGCGGTCGCCGGGCGATCGGCGTTTGCAGATGAACCTGCATCCGGTGACGACAAGCTTCCGAAGCTCAACATCGCCGTCATCGGCTGCGGCGGGCGTGGCGGCAGCAATCTGAAGTCGGTATCGTCCGAAAACATCACCGTGCTTTGCGACGTCAATGAACAGAACCTCGGCCGCGCGGCGGCGGACTTTCCGGAAGCCCGCACCATCACCGATCTTCGCAAGGTCTTTGACTACGCCGACGAATTCGACGCTGTCGTGGTCAGCACGTGCGAGCATACTCACGCGTTCGCGACTCTGCCGGCGCTGCGGCTGGGCAAGCATGTGTACTGCGAAAAACCGCTGACGTACAACATCGCCGAAGCACGCATCGTTCGGGAAACTGCCGCGAAAGCCGGCGTCGCCACTCAGATGGGAACTCAGATCCACGCCGGCGACAACTACCGGCGCGTGGTGGAACTGGTCCAGTCCGGAGCGATTGGCAAAGTGTCGGAATGCCACGTCTGGGTGGATCGTGCGTGGGGCCGGCAGTCACCGGAAGACGCTGAGCGGAATCGCGATATCGTCACCGTTCTGGAACGGCCGGACACGGCTGATCCGATTCCCGAAGGATTGAACTGGGATCTGTGGCTGGGACCGGCTCCCGAACGCCCCTTCAACAACGTCTATTTCCCCGGACCGAAGTGGTACCGATGGTGGGATTTCGGTAACGGCACGATGTCCGATCTGGGCAGTCACTGGATTGATCTGCCGTTCTGGGCGCTGAAGCTGAAGGCTCCGTCCACAATTGAAGCCAGCGGTCCGGAACCGCATCCCGAAATCGCTCCCGCGTCGATGCAGGTTCGCTACGAATACAAGGCCCAGGGAGATCAGCCGGAGGTATCGCTGACGTGGTACCAGGGCGACAACAAGCCCGACGTCTGGCGAGCCAGCGAGATTCCGCAGTGGCGCAGCGGTGTGCTGTTCATCGGCGATAAGGGCCTGCTGCTGGCAGACTACGGCAAGCACATCCTGCTGCCGGAAGACCAGTTCGTCGACTTCAAACCACCGGAACCGTTTATTCCGCCATCGATCGGACATCACGCCGAATGGATCCTGGCTGCCAAGACAGGCAGTCCGACCACCTGCAACTTTGAATACGCCGGCTGGCTGACCGAGGCGAATCATCTGGGCAATGTCGCGTTCCGAGCCGGAAAGAAACTGGAATGGGATGCCGCCGCCATGAAGGCCGTCAACGCGCCGGAAGCGGATCGATTCATTCGCCGGAAATATCGCGACGGCTGGAGTCTGGAAGGATAA
- a CDS encoding sugar phosphate isomerase/epimerase family protein, with amino-acid sequence MSSFNLSRRGFLQSTAVAASAVAAGTAFATPASAEPGYLKGRLYKTLKIGMVRVDGSLTQKFQAVKDAGFDGIELDAPAMDVKETLAAIEATGLPVDGTVNSSHWQVRHSDPDAGVRAKALESLQSALRMTHAVGGHTVLLVVGHGNDGTEDEVWKRSVENISKALPLASELGVAIAIENVWNHFLYDHDNVGDRTQTAEKFVKYVDEFDSPWVGMQFDIGNHWKYGSMGDWIRQLNRRIIKLDLKGFSRAQDKFTKIGEGDLDWADVRKALQEIRYTGWAAAEVGGGGPDRLKEISDNMDTAFGLV; translated from the coding sequence ATGTCATCATTCAACCTGTCACGTCGAGGTTTTCTGCAAAGCACGGCTGTTGCCGCATCAGCAGTCGCTGCGGGGACCGCATTCGCCACACCGGCCTCTGCGGAACCCGGCTATCTGAAGGGCCGTTTGTATAAGACGCTGAAGATCGGCATGGTCAGGGTCGACGGGTCGCTGACGCAGAAATTCCAGGCCGTCAAAGACGCGGGTTTCGACGGCATCGAACTGGATGCTCCCGCGATGGACGTGAAGGAAACTCTGGCCGCCATCGAAGCCACCGGGCTGCCCGTTGACGGCACGGTGAACTCATCGCATTGGCAGGTTCGTCACTCCGACCCGGATGCCGGTGTGCGTGCGAAGGCTCTGGAATCGCTGCAGTCCGCGCTGCGAATGACGCACGCCGTCGGCGGGCACACGGTGTTGCTGGTCGTCGGCCACGGCAATGACGGCACGGAGGACGAAGTGTGGAAGCGTTCGGTGGAAAACATCAGCAAAGCTCTGCCGCTGGCGTCCGAACTTGGTGTCGCGATCGCCATCGAGAACGTCTGGAATCACTTCCTGTACGACCACGACAACGTCGGTGACCGAACTCAGACCGCTGAGAAATTCGTGAAGTATGTTGACGAATTCGATTCGCCGTGGGTCGGCATGCAGTTCGACATCGGCAACCACTGGAAGTACGGCAGTATGGGAGACTGGATTCGCCAGTTGAATCGCCGCATCATCAAGCTCGACCTGAAGGGGTTCTCCAGAGCACAGGACAAGTTCACGAAAATCGGTGAAGGCGATCTCGACTGGGCCGACGTTCGAAAGGCGCTGCAGGAGATTCGTTACACCGGCTGGGCAGCGGCTGAAGTTGGAGGCGGCGGGCCGGATCGCCTGAAGGAAATCTCAGATAACATGGACACGGCCTTTGGGCTTGTGTAG
- a CDS encoding SGNH/GDSL hydrolase family protein: MLTRRSFLAATATAAAAVHYRPSLAAQDDSLQWHDVREWGVEGRGFDDTVKYFDRLPARAESVVRDAVWNLSRHSAGMMTRFRTDATEIHADYAVTSDRLEMPHMPATGVSGLDLYAKDTDGEWKWVAVVQPAGRETKNSIISGLRPGLRDYSIYLPLYNGTERLSIGVAGGSAFEPIPPRDEKPIVFYGTSITHGACASRPGMPHPAILGRRLNRPVINLGFSGNGRLEPEVGQFLIELNPAVYVLDCLPNMTADEVTARTQPMVDQLRSAHPDVPIVLVEDRTYANAWIRPATQERNDTSRAAFRAEYQRLQDRGVQKLFYLEGEKLLLADREDTTDGSHPNDLGFWRQANAFEPVLREALSAN; this comes from the coding sequence ATGCTGACTCGACGATCATTTCTGGCCGCGACAGCCACTGCGGCGGCGGCTGTGCATTACCGGCCGTCACTCGCCGCGCAGGACGACAGTCTTCAGTGGCACGATGTGCGTGAATGGGGCGTCGAAGGACGCGGCTTTGATGATACGGTGAAGTACTTCGATCGCCTTCCGGCGCGGGCCGAATCCGTCGTGCGCGATGCGGTGTGGAACCTGAGCCGACATTCCGCGGGAATGATGACTCGGTTTCGCACCGACGCCACGGAGATTCATGCCGACTACGCGGTGACGTCCGATCGGCTGGAAATGCCGCACATGCCCGCCACCGGAGTCAGCGGTCTTGACCTGTACGCGAAGGACACGGACGGCGAGTGGAAATGGGTGGCTGTCGTGCAACCCGCCGGTCGGGAAACAAAGAACTCGATCATCAGCGGACTGCGACCCGGCCTGCGCGACTATTCCATCTATCTGCCGCTGTACAACGGAACGGAACGGCTCAGCATCGGCGTGGCGGGCGGTTCTGCATTCGAACCCATTCCGCCGCGTGACGAAAAGCCGATCGTCTTCTATGGAACGTCGATCACGCACGGAGCCTGCGCGTCGCGGCCGGGAATGCCTCATCCGGCGATTCTGGGACGACGTTTGAACCGGCCGGTGATCAACCTGGGATTCAGCGGCAATGGTCGGCTGGAACCGGAAGTCGGTCAGTTTTTGATCGAACTCAATCCCGCGGTTTACGTGCTGGACTGCCTGCCGAACATGACCGCCGACGAAGTGACGGCTCGCACTCAGCCCATGGTCGATCAGCTGCGCAGCGCTCATCCGGACGTCCCGATTGTGCTTGTGGAAGACCGGACCTACGCGAACGCCTGGATTCGGCCGGCAACTCAGGAACGCAACGACACCAGCCGAGCCGCGTTCCGGGCGGAATACCAGCGACTGCAGGACCGCGGTGTGCAAAAGCTTTTCTATTTGGAAGGGGAAAAGCTGTTGCTGGCCGATCGCGAAGACACGACCGATGGTTCGCACCCGAACGATCTCGGTTTCTGGCGACAGGCCAACGCCTTCGAGCCCGTTCTTCGCGAAGCGCTGTCAGCAAACTGA
- the glgX gene encoding glycogen debranching protein GlgX, producing MSKTTLKAIPVRGARARRDAPRVWPGAPHPLGATWDGQGVNFAIFSENAERIELCLFDDATDKQESVRLDLTEQTDLVWHGYVPGLKPGQLYGYRVHGEYNPYVGHRFNGQKIVLDPYARAVGRGIQWSDSMFGYDTERDDLVRDDRDNAAFAPLGTVINSAFDWEGDRHPRTPWHKTLIYEAHVKGFTMRHPGVPEELRGTYSGLCSPAAIDHLKQLGVTAIELMPVHYHVDDRHLVTAGLDNYWGYNTLSFFAPDTRYASAIRPVEVINEFRNMVRCLHAADIEVILDVVYNHTGEGNHLGPTLSLRGIDNASYYRMMPGNARYYQDFTGCGNTLNMQCPRVLQLIMDSLRYWVQEMHVDGFRFDLCSALARELHDVDKLSAFFDIILQDPVISQVKLIAEPWDLGSGGYQVGNFPHLWSEWNGKYRDTIRRFWAGDGGAVNEFATRLTGSSDLFEHNGRRPYASINFVTAHDGFCLRDLVSYHDKRNLANLEQNRDGDNHNNSWNCGVEGETADAAVVALRNRQRKNFMATLMMSQGVSMLRAGDELGHTQNGNNNAYCQDNEISWLNWDLNEEQQDFLQFCRDVVKLWQDQPVLKRRNFFQGRRIRGAGVKDIAWLLPEGGEVTDRVWSSRAVHSLGVRLNGESMDEVDERGEQIVGDTLLMLLNPQHDDVAFVLPKHKPSERWVPLFDTGCQIDSSRGWAQGERYHLVSHSMATFILKSGWPAIRAELHPSHKVIPGKVHRRM from the coding sequence ATGTCAAAAACCACGCTCAAAGCCATTCCCGTGCGAGGCGCACGAGCCCGTCGCGACGCTCCCCGGGTGTGGCCCGGAGCACCTCATCCGCTTGGAGCCACCTGGGACGGCCAGGGCGTCAATTTTGCGATTTTCTCTGAAAATGCCGAACGCATTGAATTGTGTCTGTTCGACGACGCCACCGACAAGCAGGAATCCGTTCGTCTGGACCTGACGGAACAGACCGATCTGGTCTGGCACGGCTATGTTCCGGGCCTGAAACCCGGACAGCTGTACGGGTACCGCGTCCACGGCGAGTACAACCCCTACGTCGGCCATCGGTTCAACGGTCAGAAGATCGTGCTGGATCCCTACGCTCGCGCGGTTGGGCGGGGCATTCAATGGTCGGATTCGATGTTTGGCTACGACACCGAACGGGACGATCTGGTGCGCGACGACCGCGACAACGCCGCTTTCGCTCCGCTGGGAACCGTCATCAACTCCGCGTTTGACTGGGAAGGCGACCGCCATCCGCGCACGCCGTGGCACAAGACACTGATCTACGAAGCTCATGTCAAGGGCTTCACGATGCGGCATCCGGGCGTCCCCGAAGAACTTCGCGGCACGTATTCCGGACTGTGTTCTCCGGCGGCAATCGATCACCTGAAGCAGCTCGGCGTTACCGCCATTGAACTCATGCCGGTTCATTACCATGTTGACGACAGGCATCTGGTCACTGCCGGACTGGACAACTACTGGGGCTACAACACGCTGTCGTTTTTTGCTCCCGACACGCGGTACGCGTCGGCCATTCGTCCGGTGGAGGTCATCAACGAATTCCGAAATATGGTCCGTTGCCTGCACGCGGCGGACATCGAAGTCATTCTGGATGTCGTTTACAACCACACGGGAGAAGGCAACCATCTGGGCCCGACACTGTCTCTGCGCGGTATCGACAACGCATCGTATTATCGCATGATGCCCGGGAATGCCCGGTATTATCAGGACTTCACCGGCTGCGGAAACACGCTGAACATGCAGTGTCCGCGTGTCCTGCAGTTGATCATGGACAGCCTGCGCTACTGGGTGCAGGAAATGCACGTCGACGGCTTCCGATTCGACCTGTGCAGTGCTCTGGCCCGCGAACTGCACGACGTCGACAAGCTGAGTGCCTTCTTCGACATCATCCTTCAGGATCCCGTGATTTCTCAGGTGAAGCTCATTGCGGAACCGTGGGATCTGGGCAGTGGCGGTTATCAGGTCGGCAACTTTCCTCACTTGTGGTCGGAATGGAACGGCAAGTACCGCGATACGATCCGCCGGTTCTGGGCGGGCGACGGAGGCGCCGTCAACGAATTCGCGACACGGCTGACCGGCAGCAGCGACCTGTTTGAACACAACGGGCGACGGCCATACGCCAGCATCAACTTCGTCACCGCCCACGACGGCTTCTGTCTGCGAGACCTCGTCAGCTATCACGATAAACGCAACCTTGCGAATCTGGAACAGAACCGCGACGGCGACAATCACAACAACAGTTGGAACTGTGGTGTTGAAGGGGAAACAGCCGACGCGGCCGTCGTGGCTCTGCGTAACCGCCAGCGAAAAAATTTCATGGCTACGCTGATGATGTCTCAGGGAGTCTCCATGCTGCGAGCCGGCGACGAACTCGGCCATACGCAGAACGGAAACAACAACGCCTATTGCCAGGACAACGAAATCAGTTGGCTGAACTGGGACCTGAACGAAGAGCAGCAGGACTTCCTGCAGTTCTGCCGCGATGTCGTCAAACTCTGGCAGGACCAGCCGGTCCTGAAGCGGCGGAACTTCTTTCAGGGACGTCGCATCCGCGGGGCCGGAGTCAAGGATATTGCCTGGCTGCTGCCCGAAGGCGGGGAGGTCACCGACCGCGTCTGGAGTTCCCGCGCGGTGCATTCGCTGGGAGTGCGGCTGAACGGGGAATCCATGGACGAAGTCGATGAACGCGGCGAACAGATTGTGGGTGATACGCTGCTGATGCTGCTGAATCCTCAGCACGACGACGTCGCCTTCGTGCTTCCCAAACACAAACCGTCCGAACGCTGGGTTCCCCTGTTTGACACCGGTTGCCAGATCGACAGCTCGCGCGGCTGGGCACAGGGCGAAAGGTATCACCTGGTATCGCACAGCATGGCAACCTTCATCCTGAAATCGGGCTGGCCGGCGATTCGCGCGGAGCTGCATCCTTCTCATAAGGTCATCCCCGGCAAGGTTCATCGTCGAATGTAA